From Halobacillus sp. Marseille-Q1614, the proteins below share one genomic window:
- a CDS encoding YqkE family protein has product MSKKKRREEETLRQYINEDVLAKLQSKKKQLKQQEDERAEEEKKKRIQQRKKREADKSFEELLNESELDWKSFKKQ; this is encoded by the coding sequence ATGAGCAAAAAGAAACGCAGAGAAGAGGAAACTTTAAGACAGTATATTAATGAGGATGTACTGGCGAAGCTTCAAAGTAAGAAAAAGCAGTTAAAACAGCAGGAAGATGAACGGGCAGAGGAAGAGAAGAAAAAGAGGATTCAGCAGAGAAAGAAACGCGAAGCCGACAAAAGCTTTGAAGAACTGTTAAATGAAAGTGAGCTGGACTGGAAATCTTTTAAAAAGCAATGA